In Montipora foliosa isolate CH-2021 chromosome 13, ASM3666993v2, whole genome shotgun sequence, one DNA window encodes the following:
- the LOC137982550 gene encoding uncharacterized protein isoform X1: MITDTKVMFLFKQLLQCYPIVSTFFNTTLCGEQDVNQTTSRNVRQKSEEKFFQGNLLNSGYVIIKINRRSEILFLNCNKNKTLVILTATMKKLTEILSFIIFSLHWVVAVLTPCFLDHLSAASAIPSKTSQRTPHVLKVLQQLAGSNKCGFQMFMLLTNFYWYIWRKIDVKCK; encoded by the exons ATGATAACTGACACAAAAGTTATGTTTTTGTTCAA GCAACTACTCCAGTGTTATCCTATTGTCAGTACATTTTTCAATACCACTTTATGTGGGGAGCAGGATGTTAATCAAACAACCTccag AAATGTTCGCCAGAAATCAGAAGAGAAGTTTTTTCAGGGAAATCTCCTGAACAGTGGATATGTGATTATTAAAATCAACAGAAGGTCAGAAATACTGTTCCTTAATTGTAATAAGAATAAAACTTTAGTTATCCTGACAGCTACAATGAAGAAACTGACTGAGATATtaagttttattattttcagtTTGCATTGGGTCGTCGCTGTATTGACCCCATG cttCTTGGATCACCTAAGTGCTGCTAGTGCTATACCCTCCAAGACAAGCCAACGGACACCACATGTGCTTAAG GTACTACAACAGTTGGCAGGAAGCAACAAATGTGGATTTCAGATGTTCATGTTATTGACCAATTTTTACTGGTACATTTGGAGaaaaattgatgtaaaatgtaaataa
- the LOC137982550 gene encoding uncharacterized protein isoform X2 — protein MITDTKVMFLFKQLLQCYPIVSTFFNTTLCGEQDVNQTTSRNVRQKSEEKFFQGNLLNSGYVIIKINRSLHWVVAVLTPCFLDHLSAASAIPSKTSQRTPHVLKDLTEYESDPNGYFKVEHLWFDPGDAETKRTLTGTFLEALFVKK, from the exons ATGATAACTGACACAAAAGTTATGTTTTTGTTCAA GCAACTACTCCAGTGTTATCCTATTGTCAGTACATTTTTCAATACCACTTTATGTGGGGAGCAGGATGTTAATCAAACAACCTccag AAATGTTCGCCAGAAATCAGAAGAGAAGTTTTTTCAGGGAAATCTCCTGAACAGTGGATATGTGATTATTAAAATCAACAGAAG tTTGCATTGGGTCGTCGCTGTATTGACCCCATG cttCTTGGATCACCTAAGTGCTGCTAGTGCTATACCCTCCAAGACAAGCCAACGGACACCACATGTGCTTAAG GATCTGACAGAGTATGAAAGTGATCCAAATGGATATTTCAAGGTCGAACATCTGTGGTTTGACCCTGGAGATGCTGAAACGAAGAGAACATTAACAGGAACTTTCCTAGAGGCTTTATTTGTAAAGAAATGA
- the LOC137981785 gene encoding uncharacterized protein RP689-like has protein sequence MVSRMGNRPVNCKKSAKEMQQLVDLAHEVHRVLDEIGIKHWLMFGSLWGVQRKLYNPLPWDDDVDIGVSGDDAHYQSLSREQFLSAFTTKGFTLKERLDRNGIVGIFNQNISPSGWVDIFVFYDYWGTMKRTGWLTWLAPINYNLYSSFSTRAIEGSLPKARFGDFDMYVPKDILLVLKSVYPFNWWVEDRPRNCITKKKT, from the coding sequence ATGGTTTCCAGAATGGGCAACAGACCTGTAAATTGTAAAAAAAGCGCCAAGGAGATGCAACAGTTAGTGGACTTAGCTCATGAGGTGCATAGAGTACTTGACGAAATTGGAATTAAACACTGGTTGATGTTTGGATCACTTTGGGGTGTTCAAAGAAAACTGTACAATCCACTTCCTTGGGATGACGATGTAGATATAGGAGTCTCTGGAGACGATGCTCACTATCAGAGTCTATCTCGGGAGCAATTTCTCTCCGCTTTCACAACCAAGGGTTTTACGTTGAAAGAGCGTCTGGATCGAAATGGCATTGTTGGTATATTCAATCAAAACATATCTCCCTCCGGCTGGGTTGATATCTTCGTATTTTATGATTACTGGGGTACTATGAAACGAACAGGATGGTTGACGTGGCTTGCACCTATTAACTATAACCTTTATTCCTCTTTCTCTACGCGAGCAATAGAGGGATCATTGCCCAAGGCTCGATTTGGTGACTTTGATATGTACGTGCCCAAAGATATCCTGCTTGTTCTTAAAAGTGTATATCCTTTTAATTGGTGGGTCGAAGACAGACCTCGAAACTGTATAACCAaaaagaagacttga